Proteins found in one Nocardia brasiliensis ATCC 700358 genomic segment:
- the fabG1 gene encoding 3-oxoacyl-ACP reductase FabG1 produces the protein MSNITSRSVLVTGGNRGIGLAVAQRLVADGHKVAVTHRGSGVPDGMLGVKCDVTDAESIDRAFTEVEEKQGPVEVLVANAGIVDNTLLMRMNEEQFTRVIDANLTGAFRCAKRANRAMLRAKFGRIIFLGSVVGLKGAPGQVNYAAAKAGLVGMARAITMEIGSRNITANVVAPGLIETDMTREEMTDEMRDLVLKYGIPAKRMGQPEEVAGAISFLASDDAGYITGAVIPVDGGFGMGH, from the coding sequence ATGTCGAACATCACATCCCGGTCTGTCCTGGTCACCGGTGGTAACCGTGGCATCGGTCTCGCAGTCGCGCAGCGCTTGGTGGCCGACGGTCACAAGGTCGCCGTCACCCACCGCGGTTCCGGCGTGCCGGACGGGATGCTCGGCGTGAAATGCGATGTGACGGACGCGGAATCGATCGACCGCGCGTTCACCGAGGTCGAGGAGAAGCAGGGTCCGGTCGAGGTGCTGGTGGCCAACGCCGGCATCGTCGACAACACGCTGCTGATGCGGATGAACGAGGAGCAGTTCACCCGCGTGATCGATGCCAACCTCACCGGCGCCTTCCGCTGCGCCAAGCGCGCCAACCGCGCCATGCTGCGCGCGAAGTTCGGCCGGATCATCTTCCTCGGCTCCGTGGTCGGCCTCAAGGGCGCGCCGGGCCAGGTCAACTACGCCGCGGCCAAGGCGGGCCTGGTCGGCATGGCGCGCGCGATCACCATGGAGATCGGTTCGCGCAACATCACCGCCAACGTGGTGGCGCCCGGTCTGATCGAAACCGATATGACCCGCGAAGAGATGACCGACGAAATGCGGGACCTGGTGCTGAAGTACGGCATTCCGGCCAAGCGGATGGGCCAGCCGGAGGAGGTCGCCGGCGCGATCAGCTTCCTGGCCTCCGACGACGCGGGCTACATCACCGGCGCGGTCATCCCGGTCGACGGCGGCTTCGGCATGGGCCACTAG
- a CDS encoding VWA domain-containing protein: MSISHFTAALWLGFLAVLALIALGYVLVQRGKYKHMLQFSNMELLEKVAPARPSPLRHVPIALMLVGLVFLTIAAAGPTAVKKVARNRATVMLVMDVSLSMEATDVPPSRIEVAKKAGKEFVDGLPNGLNIGFITFAGTASVMVSPTTNHESVKAAIDNAKLAERTATGEGILTALNAIDTLASVLGGAQEPPPARIVLMSDGKQTVPAFEDVDNPRHEFVAARLAKNKNVPISTISYGTRWGKVSIPREDGSRDDVPVPVDDDAMRELARLSGGEFYTASTLQELSKVYDTLEQQIGFELTRGDASRPWLLLGLLITSAGVITGLLYRQRLP, translated from the coding sequence GTGAGTATTTCGCATTTCACCGCCGCGCTCTGGCTCGGCTTCCTGGCCGTCCTCGCGTTGATCGCGCTGGGCTACGTCCTGGTGCAGCGCGGCAAGTACAAGCACATGCTGCAGTTCAGCAACATGGAGCTGCTGGAGAAGGTCGCGCCTGCGCGGCCGAGCCCGTTGCGGCACGTGCCGATCGCGCTGATGCTGGTCGGCCTGGTGTTCCTGACCATCGCGGCGGCCGGGCCGACCGCGGTCAAGAAGGTGGCCCGCAACCGCGCCACGGTCATGCTGGTGATGGACGTGTCGCTGTCGATGGAGGCGACCGACGTGCCGCCGAGCCGGATCGAGGTCGCGAAGAAGGCCGGTAAGGAATTCGTCGACGGTCTGCCGAACGGGTTGAACATCGGCTTCATCACCTTCGCGGGCACCGCGTCGGTGATGGTGTCGCCGACGACCAACCACGAATCGGTCAAGGCCGCTATCGACAACGCCAAGCTCGCCGAGCGGACCGCGACCGGCGAAGGCATCCTCACCGCGCTCAACGCGATCGACACGCTCGCGTCGGTGCTCGGCGGCGCGCAGGAGCCGCCGCCCGCGCGGATCGTGCTGATGTCGGACGGCAAGCAGACCGTGCCCGCGTTCGAGGACGTGGACAACCCGCGCCACGAATTCGTCGCCGCACGACTGGCGAAGAACAAGAACGTGCCGATCTCGACGATCTCCTACGGCACCAGGTGGGGCAAGGTCAGCATCCCGCGCGAGGACGGTTCGCGCGACGACGTGCCGGTGCCGGTCGACGACGACGCCATGCGCGAACTCGCCCGGCTGTCCGGCGGCGAGTTCTACACCGCGTCCACCCTGCAGGAACTGAGCAAGGTGTACGACACTCTGGAACAGCAGATCGGATTCGAGCTGACCAGGGGCGATGCGAGTCGTCCGTGGTTGCTGCTCGGCCTGTTGATCACCTCCGCCGGTGTGATCACCGGACTGCTCTACCGCCAGCGCCTGCCGTAA
- a CDS encoding DUF58 domain-containing protein, producing the protein MTAAPEPPYRVATSPHAPPSFQAGELTDPRLTAALKTLELTVRRRLDGVLHGDHLGLIPGPGSEPGEARTYQPGDDVRQMDWSVTARTTHPHVRQMIADRELETWMVVDLSASLDFGTALCQKRDLAIAAAAAITHLTSGGGNRIGAVVATGERLVRVPARSGRVHAQSLLRSIATTPHARDGVRGDLRGGIESLRRPQRKRGLAVIISDFLGDIDWQRSLRAISARHDLLAVEIIDPRDLALPDIGDVVLHDPETGRTREFSVTPTLRADFAAAAQRHREQVEQALRSCGAPVLTLHTDRDWIADVVRFVSTRRHSLGAPSGRVPRQ; encoded by the coding sequence GTGACCGCAGCGCCGGAACCGCCGTACCGCGTGGCCACGTCTCCGCATGCGCCGCCGTCGTTCCAGGCCGGCGAACTGACCGACCCGCGGCTGACCGCGGCGCTGAAGACGCTGGAGCTGACGGTGCGCCGCAGGCTCGACGGCGTGCTGCACGGCGACCATCTCGGCCTCATCCCCGGTCCCGGTTCGGAACCGGGGGAGGCGCGCACCTATCAGCCGGGTGACGATGTGCGGCAGATGGATTGGTCGGTCACCGCCCGCACCACCCACCCGCACGTGCGGCAGATGATCGCCGACCGCGAGCTGGAAACCTGGATGGTCGTCGACCTCTCGGCGAGCCTGGACTTCGGTACCGCGCTGTGCCAGAAGCGGGATCTGGCGATCGCCGCCGCGGCCGCCATCACCCACCTCACCAGCGGCGGCGGCAACCGGATCGGCGCGGTCGTGGCCACCGGCGAGCGGTTGGTCCGGGTGCCCGCGCGCAGCGGCCGGGTGCACGCGCAGTCGCTGCTGCGCAGCATCGCGACCACGCCGCACGCGCGCGACGGGGTGCGCGGCGATCTGCGTGGCGGCATCGAATCGCTGCGCCGTCCGCAACGCAAACGCGGTCTCGCGGTGATCATCAGCGACTTCCTCGGCGATATCGATTGGCAGCGTTCGCTGCGCGCCATCTCGGCGCGGCACGACCTGCTCGCGGTCGAGATCATCGACCCGCGCGATCTGGCGCTGCCCGATATCGGCGATGTCGTGCTGCACGATCCGGAGACCGGGCGCACCCGCGAGTTCAGCGTGACGCCCACGCTGCGCGCGGATTTCGCGGCGGCGGCGCAGCGGCACCGGGAGCAAGTCGAACAGGCCCTGCGCAGCTGCGGCGCGCCGGTCCTCACCCTGCACACCGATAGGGACTGGATCGCCGACGTGGTCCGGTTCGTGTCCACCCGGCGCCACAGCCTCGGCGCCCCGAGCGGGCGGGTCCCACGTCAGTGA
- a CDS encoding AAA family ATPase — MLVTSTDGVSGAKLAKDAPASTSNTLERDVQTLEKAIYEVKRVIVGQDRLVERLLVGVLARGHVLLEGVPGIAKTLAVETFAKVVGGSFSRVQFTPDLVPTDLIGTRIFRQGREEFDTELGPVVANFVLADEINRAPAKVQSALLEVMAERHVSIGGKTYPMPNPFLVMATQNPIESEGVYPLPEAQRDRFLFKVVVDYPSVEEEREIIYRMGVTPPEATRILEPEEIVRLQKVAANVFVHHALVDYVVRVIAATRRPADFGMQDVASWISYGASPRASLGIIAAARAVALIRGRDYVVPQDVVEVIPDVLRHRLVLSYDALADEISPEDVIKRVLQTVGLPQVAPQAVAPGASAAGSPAPQQLPQQQPGSPQGIPQPPQQQQGAPQPVPQPPNGQQSQPAGNVQNK, encoded by the coding sequence ATGTTGGTGACTTCGACAGACGGTGTCAGCGGGGCGAAATTGGCGAAAGATGCGCCTGCGTCCACGTCGAACACCCTGGAGCGAGACGTCCAGACCCTGGAGAAGGCGATCTACGAGGTCAAGCGGGTGATCGTCGGTCAGGATCGGCTGGTCGAGCGGTTGCTCGTCGGCGTGCTCGCGCGAGGTCACGTCCTGCTCGAAGGCGTGCCCGGCATCGCGAAAACCCTGGCCGTGGAGACCTTCGCCAAGGTGGTCGGCGGCTCGTTCTCCCGCGTGCAGTTCACCCCCGACCTGGTGCCCACCGACCTCATCGGTACCCGCATCTTCCGGCAGGGCCGCGAGGAATTCGACACCGAGCTGGGCCCGGTCGTGGCGAACTTCGTGCTCGCCGACGAGATCAACCGCGCGCCGGCCAAGGTGCAGTCCGCGCTGCTCGAGGTGATGGCCGAGCGGCACGTGTCGATCGGCGGCAAGACCTACCCGATGCCGAATCCGTTCCTGGTGATGGCGACGCAGAACCCGATCGAGAGCGAGGGCGTGTACCCGCTGCCCGAGGCGCAGCGCGACCGCTTCCTGTTCAAGGTCGTCGTCGACTACCCCTCGGTGGAGGAGGAGCGCGAGATCATCTACCGGATGGGTGTCACCCCGCCGGAGGCGACGCGCATCCTGGAGCCCGAGGAGATCGTGCGGCTGCAGAAGGTGGCGGCCAATGTCTTCGTGCACCACGCGCTGGTCGACTACGTGGTCCGGGTGATCGCGGCGACCCGCAGGCCCGCCGACTTCGGCATGCAGGACGTGGCGAGCTGGATCTCCTACGGCGCCTCGCCGCGCGCCAGCCTCGGCATCATCGCCGCAGCTCGCGCCGTCGCGCTGATCCGCGGTCGCGACTATGTGGTGCCCCAAGACGTGGTCGAGGTGATCCCGGACGTGCTGCGCCACCGCCTGGTGCTGTCCTACGACGCGCTCGCCGACGAGATCAGCCCGGAGGACGTGATCAAGCGGGTGCTGCAGACCGTCGGTCTGCCCCAGGTCGCGCCGCAGGCCGTCGCGCCGGGCGCCTCCGCCGCAGGTTCCCCTGCGCCGCAACAGCTTCCGCAGCAGCAGCCGGGTTCGCCGCAGGGCATCCCGCAGCCGCCGCAACAGCAGCAGGGCGCTCCGCAGCCGGTGCCGCAGCCGCCGAACGGGCAGCAGTCCCAGCCCGCCGGCAACGTCCAGAACAAGTGA